The genomic segment TGAAGCCGATTTAACGGTCGCCCTGCTGCAATCCACTGCACTAAGCTTCAGCTGGGTGGCCAGCCAGGTGGAGTTTCAATTGTTTAAGCTCTATTGCCTGCGCCAAGACGGGCAGGAGGCCGCACAGCATCTGGCTAATGCTGAAGCGCAGGCTAAAGCCATTCAGGCAACATCTTTGCTGGAGCGCTTTGCCTTTGGCACCTATCAGCAGCATAAGGCGCAGGGAGACAGCCGGGAGGCGCTGAAGTATTACCGGATTTATTTAGAGTATTACGAACAAAACCACGGCAGGGCTTGTTTGCCACGTCTGGCCCAATCTACGGCAAGGCGTTTGCAGCGGCTGGAAAACCGTATCGAGCTGACGCAGCGTAAGCAAGAAAATGCACTGCTGTGCCAGACCCTCAATCAGCAGAGCGCTCAGCTTGATTCTTTAAGCAGAGCCGCTTTAAGTGATCCTCTCACAGGATTAGCCAATCGCCGCCATCTGGAGCAGCAGTTAGACCGCCTGGATCAGCAGGCCCGGTTACCGATGTCGCTACTGATTGTGGATATCGATTATTTTAAGCAGGTCAATGATGCTTATGGCCATGCAATTGGCGATTTAGTCTTGCAGCGTATGGCATCGGTGCTGCAATTTGCCTGCCGGAATAATGAGCTGATTGCCCGTTATGGAGGGGAGGAGTTTTATATCTTATTGCCGCAAGTTTTGTTTGCAGATGCAAGGCAAATTGCAGAGCGGCTTTGCGCCATGGTGGAGAACCACGATTGGGATAGTATTGCTAGGGGTTTGCATGCCACGGTGAGCATTGGTCTTGCCAGCAACAACGGGCACTGGCTGCCTTGCCGAACGCTCGCTCTGGAGGCCGATGCGGCTTTGTATGAGGCCAAAGCGGCAGGGCGTAATTGTGTGCGCTGGCGAATCACTTCTTCCGGATTAATGTCTTAATTATCTGAAGTTATATCATTGCCGTTTAAAACATACTACGCCGCTATATTGCGGTTTTTTTTGTTTTAAACAATATTTCGGATTATCGTTATTTTTTTGTAAGTAAATATCAAATTGCAATTGAGTGTTATTTTTCTGATCTGGCTCAAAATGTAGTCGTTTTTTGTTTGCTACATTCCACTCCCTTATTTGCGCGGCATGGCATTAATAATCAAAAAAGCCCTGCCCGCATCCATTCAGATACCGATTTGATTGTGGATATAATCCGGAGAAGAGTATGAAAAAGACATTCATTGCAGCCGCTGTATTAAGCTTGGTTTCTGCCGCTTCTTTTGCGGCCCAAGGCGATATCCTGACCCGTGTGCGAGTCATTAATGTAGCACCTGCAGACAGCACCGACGGCGCATTAAGCACATTAAATGTGGGGGCAAATTCAGCAACAACGGGTGAGCTTGATTTTACTTATATGATCACTAATAACATTGGTGCTGAATTAATTTTAGGCACAACCCGCCACGAAGTCACATCCAGCCTAGGCAGCTTAGGCAAGGTTTCTGTTTTACCGCCTACCGTCACTGTGCAATATCACTTTACCCCGGATAGTTTTTTTCGCCCATATGTAGGGGCCGGTTTGAATTACACCCGTTTTTATAATAATGATTTGAAAGTGGGCAATCAGGGCTTAAGTATTGATAACAACAGCTTTGGCGGTGCATTACAAATTGGTGCCGATTTTGCCGTCAGCAAAAACGTATTTATTAATGTCGATGTAAAAAAACTCTGGATTAAAACGGATGTGAGCCTGAATGGCACTGATTTGGGTACTTTAAAAATTGATCCATGGGTCTTTGGTTTTGGTGTAGGTACAAAATTCTGAGAATAAGTCATTTTTATCAATGACAAATTAAAAAATGTATTTAAATCGGGCTGATCAATTAATACATTTTTCAAGTTTATGCCGTGTGCCGGAATATCGGTACACGGCATTTTTTTATTTTACTGGCAGAAATTGGATCAAAAAAAGGGCATATCGATATGCCCTTTCTGACTGCTTATTCGGGTTTAAATGCCCGAACTTCTGCTTCATTTGTAAGCGGGGGAATGGGAGCAGGGGTGACAGAAGCAGTTGTTGGCACTGTAGCTTGCGGGCTGGGTTTGGGCGTGCTGCTTAAAGCATCAGCCGCCGCTCCGCCCACGGCGGCTACTCCGGAAACGCCCGCTTTACCCACATCCCATGCCACGCCTACGGCGGTGCTGGTGACGCTGACTGCAGCAGCACCCACTGCTACAACGGCACAGCCGCTCAGGCTAAGGGCGCAAGCAATGGTCAGTATTAAAGTTTTCATCGTTCTTTTTCCTAAGGCAGACCCGCTGGATCAGTCATTATTTAAATTAGGAGTCTCAAAAGTGGGGCGGTATTTCAGCCCGCCATGCTTATCGACCCATTCCACCGACTTGCTGCGCCAGATAGGTGGCGTAGTTATCGGTCATGCCACCGATAAAGTCGAGTACACGGCTGTAGCTGTCGTAGAGAGACCATTCTTTTTTGGGCGCGTTGTATTCCATCAGATCGAGTATCCGTTTCATTCTGAAACTCATTTGTGGCGATACTTTCTGCTGGTAGGCTGCGTTGCAAAAGGCGTTGAGCAGAATATCGAGGCAGGTAAAGGAGCCCACTTCGATTTCAATTTTGCGTCTTTCGTTAAAAATGCGGTCCCGGGCCAGCTGTTTGGCGGCGTTAATCCCATCGCGCATACTACTGGGGGTGACGTTGAGTAAATCACCCTGAAATTTGCCTTCCATAATGGCCGTGTAGTGCTGCATAAATGTTTCACTCACATCATGGATGCAGCGCTCTATGGCTTTACCACGCAGCAGCGATATTTTGCGCCGGGCAGATGGGGCTGCGGCAATTTCCAGCTCAAGCAGATCTTGTTTACCACCACAAATTTTAATCAGCAGCGGCTCAACCTGCTCGTATGCCAGCATGCCGATTTCTATTCCGTCTTCCAAATCAAGAATGGCGTAGCAAATATCATCGGCAGCCTCCATCAGATAGGAGAGCGGATGACGGGCCCAGCGATTTTTACCCAGCATGGGCAGCCCCAGCTCGGTGGCGATTTCTTCCAGTATGTTTTGTTCAGACTGGTAGCAGCTGAATTTGCCGCAGGGCGTCGCATCACTGGAGGTCCAGGGGTATTTTAGTGTGGTGCCCAGTGTGGCGTAAGTGAGGCGCATGCCGCCTTCAAAGCGATGGTTTTCAAGCTGGGTGACTACTCTGAAGCCCTGAGCGTTACCTTCGAAGGTCATTAAATCCAGTCGCTCATTTGCACTCAGGTTTTGAAGTAAATAAGCATGCTGATCACGGCAAAACCAATCACGAATCGCATATTCACCGGCATGGCCAAAGGGCGGGTTGCCAATATCGTGGGCCAGACATGCGGCCTGCACAATGGCTCCAATATCGTAAGGGGTAATGTGTTGGGGCAGAGCGTATTGCAGCCTTTGCCCGACAATCACCCCTAAGCTGCGGCCTACGCAGCTGACTTCAATTGAATGGGTGAGGCGGGTGTGTACATGATCATTTTCGGTCAGCGGATGAACTTGTGTTTTACGGCCCAAGCGACGAAATGGTGAGGAAAAAACAATCCGGTCATGATCTTTATGAAAATCACTGCGCCCCGATTCCTGGGGAAATAAATCATTGCGTACCGCGCCGAGTCGCTCGGCATTGAGCAGCTGTTGCCAGTTCATTATTCTCTTGATCTCGTGTGAATGAGGCTGAGCTCAGGCCTGCTTATGCAGGCCCGGAGTGCTGTAACAGCCGGTAAAACTGCATTAAATCGCGGGGGGCCAGAGGGCGGCTGAAGTAATATCCTTGGATTAAATTGCAATCGTAGGAAACCAGTAGCTCAAGAGTTGCTTTGTCTTCAACCCCTTCTGCTACCACGCTCAGGCCTAGGGTATGGGAAAGCTTAATGACGCTTTCAACAATATGTGAATCTATATTGTTCTGTGTAATGGTACGGATAAAGCTTTGATCAATTTTTAATTCATCAATGGGTAGGCGTTTTAAGTAAGACAGTGATGCATAGCCTGTGCCAAAGTCATCCAGTGCTAATTGACAGCCCAGCGCTTTCAGCGCGCACAGGCTGCTGATCGTGGCTTCTAGATCTTCGATGGCTGCCGATTCTGTGATTTCGAAAATAATCCGCTCACCGGGAATATTCCACAGCTGCAGCGCATTTTCAACTTCATGCACAAGCCGGGAATCGAGCAGATTGGAAGGGGTGAGATTGATGCTCAAACTTCCCTTGAGCCCCATCTTGCTTAATTTGGAAAACTCCCGCAATGCAGTATGGATCACCCAGCGGGTCAGTTGCGGCATCAGGCCAAGCAGCTCGGCAACCAGCACCGCCTCATCAGGACGGATTGCACCAAGCTCTGCATCCTGCCAGCGCAGCAGCGCTTCGGCACCTTTGTAAACAGGGCCATTGGGGCCGGGTTGAATCTGCGGCTGAAAGGCCAGATGAAAGCGGTTTTGTGCCAGCGCATCCCTGAGTGGTTTTTCCAGCTTATTCAGTAGACTGCCCTGAATATCCCGTTTAGCCTGATAAATAGATGGCTCTTCATTGCTGCATAGCTTTGCGGCTGTTTGTGCTGCCAGTATCAGTTGTTTGGCTGTTTGGCCATGATCCGGCCATAAAGCGATGCCAATGCGCGGGCTGATGGCCCACTCCGTCAATGATTGCTTTAGCAGTTTTTGTGCCCTGTCCGCCGCCAGCAAGGAATGCCCTTCGCCTGCCATATTGGGCAGAATCATCAGCAGGCCACCTTCCAGTGGATACAGTTTGTCTTCCTGACGCAGCATTTCATTGAGCCGCTGGCTTGCGTTTAGGCGCAAAGATTCAATATGGCCAAGCTCGATATAGAGCAGGGCAATATGACGCTCGGGCTGGGAATGCAATTTTGCATGCTCTAAGCCATGAGCGGGCGTGCTGGTTTGTAAAGGGGTGAGGGCCTGTATATGCTGCTGCGTTTTCTCAAGCTCGGCAAAACACAACCGGTTAATTAGTGCATCGGCTTCTGTGGGAATATGGTGCAAAATCAGCTCGCGCCAGCCTAATAAAAGCAGAGTCGACTGGTTTAAACCATGGGGGCTGAGCAGAGGCCATGGAGCAATGGCTTCTCCCTGAATCAGGGCCTGAAAATATTCATTGTACAGCGCTTCATCTGCGGGCTGGCAGTGCGCTTGCACCATGGCTTCAAGCTTGGGGATCAGTACATCCGGCTCTTTAAGCTGATAGCTGGCGAGCATAGCAAGGTCGATATTGAGGGGAGCTTTCATCCCAAGAAATACTCCTTAGGATCGATATTAAAGCTGCCCTGTGGCCATTCTCTGCGAATGCAGATTTCCTGCCCGGCATTCATTGCCGGATTAATCATTAAATCTAATAAATTGGGCCGGGCATGGGGCTGCTTATCTGGGCCTAAAATTAAAAGGACTTTGGGTTTGAGCCTTCTGCTGCGATTTTGCCCGGCCACAATGCCGATATCGCCACTACTTAGTTCAACCAGTGTACCGACAGGGAAAATACCGATGCACTGGGCAAATTGCTCCACCAGTGCGTGGTGAAAGTATTTATCGCTCCATTTATATAAGAGCTGTAAGGCGGAGTGATTGTTTTTTGTTTCGGCGTGATTGCGATCACTCGTCAGGGCGGTATAGCAATCCACAATGCCCGCCATACAGGAAAACAAACCGATGCTTTCGCCTTTTAATCCGGCCGGGTAGCCGCTGCCATCGATGCGCTCGTGGTGGCGCGCCACCATATCGTAGACATCGAGGGGTACTTCTTTAATTTGGTTCAGAATATCCAGGCTGTGCCAGACATGCGTTTTCATCATGGAAAACTCGCCCGGTGAATATGAGCCGCTGTGTTTAAGCAGGTTTTCTGGCAGTTTCATTTTGCCAATATCCAGCATTAAGCCAGCAAACCCCAGCTTATGCAGGTCTTCCTGTGGATAGCCAAGGTGCCGGCCAAAGGCCAGCATATAAACGGCGGTGTCGAGGGCATGCCCGTAAGCATAGTTGTCGGTGGCTTTGAGTTGCGATAGCCAGAGCAGGGCGCTGGGATTACGGATAATAGAATCCACCATTTCGGAAACAACATCATTGATGGCTTCTACCCTAGGTTGCAGATCTTTGCTGATGGCCTCCATCGCCGCTTCAATCACATCGCTGGCCAGACGATGTACGGCCTGAGCATGGGGAATTTCCCGCTTAATTGGCGTGCTGTCCGCATAAATAATAATTTTAGGCTCAACATAGGCCGTGTCTGCCTTGCTGTTTTTGCCCTGGGACCAAAGTGCAAAGCGCTGACGTAATTCTTTAAGCAGGGTGATTTGTTCTTTAATTTCTATGGTCTGGTATTGGAGGTGAGGGACAAGCGGCTCAGAATTGAATTTTTGATCGCTTAAAAATGCCCAGCGCTCTTTGCCACCCACCGAGCGATCTAGGTTAACCATAACAAACTTGCAGTATTCTTGGAGCTGTGAGAGTTGCTCAGGGGTTTCAAGCAGAAAGCCTTCCAGCAAAAAAGGCGTGTCCAGCCACGGGCGATCGAGTTCGCTGATAAATAAACCAGCTTGCAAAGCTGAGACGGGGAGGCGTGTTTCCAATTGTATAGGTCTGTGCTAAGGGTTTAGGGCTGCATATTTGGCTTTTGCTGACCAGGCCTGAGCCAGTCGTCTGGAGCAAAGCTAAGTATTTGCTTGCAAAGCGCTATTTGCCGATTGTAAGCAAGCACTTGCCCTTGTTTCAAATGCGTCATTTGAGTGATTGTAAATGATTCATAGCAGTATGGAATACTTGCAGCGATATCCGGCTATTATTTTTGGCATACAGATATTCGCTATCAAAGTATTGAAGTGCCCTATTGTGTGGATAAGTAAATATAGTAAAAGCAGATTTAATATTAATCGTAATTAATAAATTTATTGTATTACTTTTCAGTATTTCAAGGCCGCTCAGGCTGGCATCGCGCGCTTTATCGGGCGTGCGGAGCGATATGGCGTACTTTTTTGCATGCTGCCCGAGCTTATTTTCCCTGTAAATAATGCCTGTTTTCCTGGTTTGAAAGGGTGAAAAAAAGCGCCCTGAATTCGTGTTATCGCCCTTAGGCGCCGATTGAGGGGCATTATGGGCAATCGGTATTATTTTAACCCAATAAGATGTTTTCAT from the Iodobacter fluviatilis genome contains:
- a CDS encoding OmpW/AlkL family protein is translated as MKKTFIAAAVLSLVSAASFAAQGDILTRVRVINVAPADSTDGALSTLNVGANSATTGELDFTYMITNNIGAELILGTTRHEVTSSLGSLGKVSVLPPTVTVQYHFTPDSFFRPYVGAGLNYTRFYNNDLKVGNQGLSIDNNSFGGALQIGADFAVSKNVFINVDVKKLWIKTDVSLNGTDLGTLKIDPWVFGFGVGTKF
- a CDS encoding GGDEF domain-containing protein translates to MQLEQLLESLDLSPFDTREAALALAAQCAAADKPRALKARHLAAKALGRRDTVASTQEYQRLLPALRRYQLWDEYLAALDECGGHAMVQGNVNEAIHQWSACLEEAMVLQNGFFAVQALLGIGKAFWVLNDFKSAHHYHCLALEFALPLQDKASLAGAYLCLIADMLAADRYTEAGIALRLAHLSVLDCKNRHWQAEYLLFRGRVYLEQRQLALAEADLTVALLQSTALSFSWVASQVEFQLFKLYCLRQDGQEAAQHLANAEAQAKAIQATSLLERFAFGTYQQHKAQGDSREALKYYRIYLEYYEQNHGRACLPRLAQSTARRLQRLENRIELTQRKQENALLCQTLNQQSAQLDSLSRAALSDPLTGLANRRHLEQQLDRLDQQARLPMSLLIVDIDYFKQVNDAYGHAIGDLVLQRMASVLQFACRNNELIARYGGEEFYILLPQVLFADARQIAERLCAMVENHDWDSIARGLHATVSIGLASNNGHWLPCRTLALEADAALYEAKAAGRNCVRWRITSSGLMS
- a CDS encoding HD-GYP domain-containing protein, producing the protein METRLPVSALQAGLFISELDRPWLDTPFLLEGFLLETPEQLSQLQEYCKFVMVNLDRSVGGKERWAFLSDQKFNSEPLVPHLQYQTIEIKEQITLLKELRQRFALWSQGKNSKADTAYVEPKIIIYADSTPIKREIPHAQAVHRLASDVIEAAMEAISKDLQPRVEAINDVVSEMVDSIIRNPSALLWLSQLKATDNYAYGHALDTAVYMLAFGRHLGYPQEDLHKLGFAGLMLDIGKMKLPENLLKHSGSYSPGEFSMMKTHVWHSLDILNQIKEVPLDVYDMVARHHERIDGSGYPAGLKGESIGLFSCMAGIVDCYTALTSDRNHAETKNNHSALQLLYKWSDKYFHHALVEQFAQCIGIFPVGTLVELSSGDIGIVAGQNRSRRLKPKVLLILGPDKQPHARPNLLDLMINPAMNAGQEICIRREWPQGSFNIDPKEYFLG
- a CDS encoding deoxyguanosinetriphosphate triphosphohydrolase, whose protein sequence is MNWQQLLNAERLGAVRNDLFPQESGRSDFHKDHDRIVFSSPFRRLGRKTQVHPLTENDHVHTRLTHSIEVSCVGRSLGVIVGQRLQYALPQHITPYDIGAIVQAACLAHDIGNPPFGHAGEYAIRDWFCRDQHAYLLQNLSANERLDLMTFEGNAQGFRVVTQLENHRFEGGMRLTYATLGTTLKYPWTSSDATPCGKFSCYQSEQNILEEIATELGLPMLGKNRWARHPLSYLMEAADDICYAILDLEDGIEIGMLAYEQVEPLLIKICGGKQDLLELEIAAAPSARRKISLLRGKAIERCIHDVSETFMQHYTAIMEGKFQGDLLNVTPSSMRDGINAAKQLARDRIFNERRKIEIEVGSFTCLDILLNAFCNAAYQQKVSPQMSFRMKRILDLMEYNAPKKEWSLYDSYSRVLDFIGGMTDNYATYLAQQVGGMGR
- a CDS encoding putative bifunctional diguanylate cyclase/phosphodiesterase — translated: MKAPLNIDLAMLASYQLKEPDVLIPKLEAMVQAHCQPADEALYNEYFQALIQGEAIAPWPLLSPHGLNQSTLLLLGWRELILHHIPTEADALINRLCFAELEKTQQHIQALTPLQTSTPAHGLEHAKLHSQPERHIALLYIELGHIESLRLNASQRLNEMLRQEDKLYPLEGGLLMILPNMAGEGHSLLAADRAQKLLKQSLTEWAISPRIGIALWPDHGQTAKQLILAAQTAAKLCSNEEPSIYQAKRDIQGSLLNKLEKPLRDALAQNRFHLAFQPQIQPGPNGPVYKGAEALLRWQDAELGAIRPDEAVLVAELLGLMPQLTRWVIHTALREFSKLSKMGLKGSLSINLTPSNLLDSRLVHEVENALQLWNIPGERIIFEITESAAIEDLEATISSLCALKALGCQLALDDFGTGYASLSYLKRLPIDELKIDQSFIRTITQNNIDSHIVESVIKLSHTLGLSVVAEGVEDKATLELLVSYDCNLIQGYYFSRPLAPRDLMQFYRLLQHSGPA